One Pecten maximus chromosome 16, xPecMax1.1, whole genome shotgun sequence DNA window includes the following coding sequences:
- the LOC117344491 gene encoding bud site selection protein 21-like codes for MSRRYSSRKVEDDEFESEIFKDIEKKTEDKSGTSGSENESVESESSENENLLVESDEEYDGDIVGATIERTGMDHMEDSDGDDAPETVSFQSGKDNALQKMKQVMKQIDTEKIALKTKRRQLDQQYKEQKKRKLEKLSKSKLPEDFFNDLPEKLSDVKSKSSSKNKRVSSIADEEEGSLADTEEDFDVSKNDFIPLDNNRLSGIEVSTVQIHHQKAMSSKCRAEDFRTARLSNVPRHSSKAYFATLEKKKALKKGLRKDFMIK; via the exons ATGAGCCGCAGATATTCATCAAGGAAAGTGGAAGATGACGAATTcgaaagtgaaatatttaaagatattgAAAAGAAAACTGAAGACAAAAGTGGGACATCTGGATCAGAAAATGAGTCTG TGGAATCTGAATCTTCTGAAAACGAAAACTTATTAGTGGAAAGTGATGAGGAATATGATGGAGATATTGTTGGTGCAACAATTGAAAGGACTGGCATGGATCACATGGAAGACAGTGATGGGGACGATGCACCAGAAACAGTTTCATTTCAGTCAGGAAAGGATAATGCTTTACAGAAAATGAAACAGGTCATGAAACAGATCGATACAGAAAAGATAGCCCTTAAAACCAAGCGTAGACAGCTGGATCAGCAGTACAAGGAACAAAAG aAAAGAAAGTTGGAGAAACTGTCAAAGAGTAAGCTACCAGAGGATTTCTTTAATGATTTGCCAGAAAAGTTGAGCGATGTTAAGTCCAAATCATCTTCAAAGAATAAAAGAG TGAGCAGTATTGCTGACGAAGAGGAAGGGAGTCTGGCAGATACTGAAGAAGATTTTGATGTTtctaaaaatgattttattccTTTGGATAACAACAG ATTAAGTGGTATTGAAGTGTCTACAGTACAGATCCACCACCAGAAAGCAATGTCTTCCAAGTGTAGAGCTGAAGATTTCAGGACAGCTCGACTCAGCAATGTTCCACGCCATTCAA GTAAAGCCTACTTTGCAACATTGGAAAAGAAGAAAGCATTAAAGAAAGGATTACGAAAAGATTTCATGATTAAATGA
- the LOC117344493 gene encoding uncharacterized protein LOC117344493 has translation MVRETKTLGEGIPATADPTELPTVKNIANIDSTRQLTDLEIAAIVEKVARLSHSHLFFHKMQSLLGRDVAHKIDTEGKRKEEQRSKTFYHMMMTYRRRKQFGLLEVGEVVKLLHEMNMEQVAESVEP, from the exons ATGGTGCGAGAAACAAAAACCCTCGGTGAAG GTATCCCTGCCACTGCAGATCCAACAGAATTACCTACTGTCAAAAATATAGCAAACATTG attCCACAAGACAATTAACAGACTTAGAGATAGCAGCCATTGTAGAAAAGGTGGCTAGGCTCTCACATAGTCATTTGTTTTTCCATAAAA TGCAAAGTCTCCTAGGCCGTGATGTAGCCCACAAAATTGACACGGAAGGAAAGAGAAAAGAAGAGCAGCGATCGAAAACCTTCTACCACATGATGATGACCTACAGGCGACGGAAACAATTCGGATTGTTGGAGGTGGGGGAGGTGGTGAAGTTGTTACATGAAATGAACATGGAGCAGGTAGCAGAGAGTGTTGAACCTTGA